From the Simplicispira suum genome, the window TGCTGGTCAATGGGGAATCGGTGATTCGGCTGCTCTCTGAAGGGGTAGGCGAACGCAACGTGTTGCACCCCGTCAACGTGATGGTTCTCAGCCTGCTTCTGGGCAAGGCCCAGGGCGTGGGTCCCGATGCGCTGCGCGAGATTGGCTTGACGGCCCTGTTTCATGATCTGGGCAAAACCCGCATGCCGGCGCACCAATGGGTGCGCACGGCAGACATGACGGCTGGCGATCTGCTCGGCTATCAGAAGCACGTGAGCCATTCGGTGGCCATCGCCCGGCGCATGGGTCTGCCTGTTTCCATCCTGAGGGGCATTGCAGAGCACCACGAAATGGCCGATGGAAGCGGGTTTCCTGAGGGGCTGCGTGGCGAAGCCATCGGCGGTGCCGCGCGCATCGTCGGATTGGTGAATTATTACGATCGCCTTTGCAATCCCATGCACGGCGCGCAGGCATTGACGCCGCACGAAGCGCTGTCGCTCATGTTTGCCAAGCACAAGGCGAAGTTCGACGCACAGATTCTGGGTGTTTTCATTCGCATGATGGGCATTTATCCACCCGGCTCGATCGTGCAGCTGGTCAACGACCGCTATGCCATCGTGGTGTCGGTTAATTCTTCTCGGCCGCTGCGCCCGCGGGTGGTAGTACACGATCCGGCAGTGCCCAAAGAAGAAGCGCTCATTCTTGACCTGGAAACGGTTCCCGAGCTTGGCATTCGTCGCAGCCTCAAGCCGACGCAGTTGCCGCGCGAGGCGCTGGACTACCTCTCACCGCGCAAGCGCATTTGTTACTTTTTTGAGCGCGCTGTCGATACGCAAGGCCTCAAGGCCAATCCGTGATGCACCTGGCCATTGATCCTGCCTGGTACGGCGCATTTGACGACCTGCAGGAAGCCGTGTGGGTGGTTGACGCCGACGCGCGCAGCATTGTGTTTGCCAATCTCGCTGCCGGTCGATTGCTGGGCTTGCCGCGCGAACAACTGCTGGGCGCTGCCGTGGAGCGCTTTGCGGCAACGCCGCAGGACCAGGCGTTCTGGGCCGACACCCGGCTGGTGGTGGCTGACGGCATTGAATCTCTTTCGGCCGTGCTGCGTGCCGACGGTGAACTGCTGCCCGTGATGCGTCGCGTGACACCGCTCGCCATGGCGCCGGGTTTGGGCGCCATGCTGGTGACCATGGTCGACTGCAGCGAGCACCAGCGCGCAGAACATGAGCTGGAGCGCTTGCTCTCGGAGTTGCGCGCCACGCTGGATTCGGTGGCCGACGGCATTCTGGTCTGTGGGCTCGATGGTCGGATTCGCGCCTTCAACCAGCGCCTGGTGCGCATTTGGAATATCCCGCAATCGCTGCTACTCAAGCGCGATGACGCGAGCTTGCACGCTTTTCTGGCCGGCCGGGTGCAAGATTCTGTTGCCTACCATGCTCAGCTTGCACAAATGCAGGAAGATCCGCGCGCGCCCACGCGCGACGTGCTGCAACTTCAAGGCGGACAGATCGTCGAGCGCCGCAGTGTGCCGCAGCTCAGTCATGGCAGCGTCACCGGCCGGGTGTTTTCGTTTCGCGACATCACCGAAGAGGCACAGTCTGAAACCGCCTTGCGCATGGCGGCTGTTGCCTTCGAAGCCAGTCCCTATGCCATCTTCTTTACTGATGCCAGGAGGATGCTTACCCAGGTGAATCCGATGTTCGAGCGCCTCACCGGCTTGCCTATGGCGCAACTGCTGGGCCGCTGTGTAGAGTCACTGTTCAGTCCTTTGGGGTCGGATTGGACCGAGCAAATAGAACTTGCCTGGCAGAGTACTGGTGTCTGGAATGGTGAACTTTCCTTAACGCGCGACTCAGAAGCGCCGTGCGCCGTGCAACTGGCGTGGGTGGTGCTGCGGGGCGCCGACGGAACCCCTGAGCAAAGCATCGGCTTTGTGCGCGATCTTACACAGCAGCATGCCGCCAGAAAGCGCATTGACGAGCTTGCGTACCACGATGTTCTGACCGGTTTGCCCAACCGCTTGCAATTGTCCCAGCGCGTGGAGTCCGCGCTGCGCGCTGCGCGCCCTGGGTCGGCAGGTTTTGCGATTTTGGAGCTGGATCTGGACCGGTTCAAGGTCATCAACGATTCGCTGGGGCACGCCTTTGGCGACCGCGTGCTGCGGCTGGTGGCTGCGCGTTTGCAGATCTGTCTGCGTCAAATTGACATGCTGTGTCGTCTGGGCGGAGACGAATTCGTTGTCTATCTGCACGCGAGTGATCGGGCCACAGCCGAGCATGTCGCGCGGCGCATGCTGCAGGAGATGCAACAGCCTTTCGCTCTCGACGGTATCAGTTTTTCCATTCAGGTCAGCATGGGCATCTCTTTGTTCCCGCAGGATGGTCGACTGCTCGACGAGCTTATCAAGCATGCGGACACCGCGATGTATCGGGTGAAAGAGCGCGGGCGTGGCAATTTTGGCTTTTACCAACCCGAGATGAACGCCAATCTGCTGGCGCGCATGCAGCTGGAGCATGCAATGCGGCAAGCCTTGGGGCGCAATGACATGCAGGTCCACTTCCAGCCTCAGATCGACACGGCGTCGGGGGCCATCGTGGCGGCCGAGGCTTTGCTGCGCTGGACGGACGACGAACTTGGCCCGATTTCTCCAGCTACGTTTATTCCGATCGCAGAAGACACGGGTTACATCATCACCCTGGGTGCCTGGGTGCTTGAACAATCGGTGAAGGAAGCCGCGCGCTGGATGCGGGGAGGGCATTCGCTCGTGGTATCGGTCAATGTCTCAGCGCTTGAATTGCGCCAGCCCGATTTTGTCGAACGAATTGCCCGCGTGCTGCAAGAGGCCCAGCTGCCAGCCCAGCTGCTCGAGCTGGAGCTGACGGAATCCATGCTTCTGCAGGACGCCGAAGAGGCCGCGCAGCGCTTGCAGGCGCTTGCGGAACTGGGTATCGCGTTGGCGATTGATGATTTCGGTACCGGCTATTCGAGCTTGGCATACCTCAAGAATTTGCCAATCCACAAGCTCAAGATCGATCAGTCCTTCGTCCGTGGATTGCCAGACGACGAAGGGGATCGCGCGATCGTCAGCGCCATCATCCACCTGGGTCAGGCGCTCAAGCTCAACGTGGTGGCCGAAGGGGTGGAAACCGAGGCCCAGCGGGCAAGCTTGCAGACTCTGCAGTGCAGCCACTATCAGGGCTATCTCTGCTCTGCGGCCATGGCACCGGCTGATTTTGCGCATTGGCTTTCCGGGCAAAGACCCGCTGTCTTAGAGGCAGATTGAAACGCGCGGGGCCGCGCGCCCCGTGTTGGAGTCGCCCGAGGACGCCTACGATATGGGTATCGAACCAGCCGCGGCAAAAGCTGCCGTGCACTCGCTTATCCCCTGTAAGCGATCAGCGTATCTGATGCGCGTCCTCCTGATTTGCGCATGGGCCAGGAGTGGGGCGGAGCCGCAGGGACTTCAGTCGCCGGCTGTGGCAGCCAGATGCGCCGCCAGCGCGTCGTCGTCCACGATGGCCACTCGCCCAAAGTCCAAGGACACAATGCCTGATGCCTCCAGGCCGCGCAGCACGCGATTGACGGTCTGGCGCGACAACCCACACAACTGGCCGATTTCTTCCTGGGTGAGGTTGAGCCTGCGCGTGCTGCGCCAGAACAGACGGCTGAGGTACAGCGCCACGCGGTGTTCTGTTGAGCGCATGCGACCGGCTTCAATGATGGCCATGGCCTGGCCCAGCCGCATGTTCATGTGCAGCACCAGAAACTGGTTGAATGCCAAGCTGGTCTCGCGCAGGGCGGCGAACAGGGGAAGGGGCAGGCACAGCATGTATGTAGGGCGCAGGGCCACCACGTCATACCTGCGCGGCTCGGGCTTCATGGCAGAGCCTTCACCGAACCAGTCGCCGTCGGACACGCCGATGAACGCCGATGCGCGCCCCCTGGATTCAGGGCTTCGCAGCATGACCAGGCCCGACAACACGGCGTGCCAACCCTCCACGGCGGACCCTGCACGCAGCATGACCTCGCCCTTGGCACCTTCAGTGGAATACACGCCATCGCGCAGCCTTTCTTGCAGATCGATTGGCACGGAGGCAAACCAGGGCTGGCAGGCAATGAAGCGTTCCGCAGAAGGGCTGGTGGAAAACATGGCTGGATTGTCACGGCATGCCTGGGTGCCAGCGCGGGAAAACCCGCTGTAAATGTCAGGCAGGCGACAGGTGTTGGATTTCCACGCCCGGCAACGCACACTGCGCAGCCCTTGCGTCGGGTGTGATGCCATAGCGGCCCAATGAAACGGAGACAGAAATGCCGAAAAAGAGGTGTGTGCTGGGTATGCTGCTTTCGCTGGCACTGCTGGCCCCCTGGGGTGCGCTCCGTGCGAGTCCGGGCGTCACCGACAGCGAAATCGTCATCGGCCAGTCGTTGGGCCTGACCGGCCCACTGGCAGCCATGGCCCCCGAACTGGTGAACATTACCAAGACCTACATCGATGGCGTCAACGCCCAGGGTGGCGTGCACGGACGGCGCATTCGAATGGTCACCGAAGACGATGGCTACAAGCCAGAAAACTCGGTGCGCCTGGTGGGCAAGATGATTGCGCAAGACCATGTCTTTGCCCTCGCCAACCTGACGGGTACGGCCAATGTGGGGGCGGTGCTGCCGTTGTTGGCCAAGGAGAACCCGCCAGTTCCGCTGATCTCGCCCTTCACGGGAGCCGATCTTCTGCGAGAGCCACCCATCAACCATGTCTTCAACGTCCGCGCCAGCTATGGTGACGAGGTGGAAAAGCTGGTGCAACACCTGACCACCCTGGGCGTGCAGCGCATCTCTGTGCTGTGGATGAACAACGGGTTCGGTAAGGATGGCTTGGCCGGTGCACGCAAGTCCATGGAAAAGCGCGGCCTCAAGCTGCACTCGGACGCGCCCATTCAGGCCGATTCGTCCGACGTGCAGCAGGCGGTGCAGATTTTGAGCGCCACAGAGCCCGACGCCATCATCATGATCACAGCCGGCGCGCCGACGGTCGCTTTCATCAAGGCCTATCGCAAGGTGAGCCGCGCAGCCCGCTTCTACACGACTTCGGTGATGGGATCGCAGTCCACCATTCAGGCGTTGGGACCGGATGGCATCGGGGTGGTGGTCACATCGGTAGTACCGTTCCCATGGAGCCAGAGCATGCCTGTCGCGCGGGAGTATCGCGAGGTGCTGAAAAAGGCCGGGATGGAAGCGACGGTGTCTTTTATAGGACTGGAGACCTTCATCAATGCCAAGGTGATGGTCGAGGGCCTGCGCCGTGCGGGCAGGGACCTGACCCGGCCCCGCTTCATCCAGGCCATGGAATCTATGCAGCGGTTCGATGTGGGGGGATTCGAGGTGGATTTGGCAAGGGAGCGCGCCAGGGTTCACGCTTCGTAGATTTGACCATCATTGGTGCGGGCGGCAAGTTCACCCGTTAGGATGGTTCTGTTTGTGTGATACGGATCGTTAAAAGGAGCACATATGCTGGGTTTAATGCAGAGTCAGCCACTCTTGATTTCCTCGTTGATTGAGTTTGCCGAGCGCCACCATGGAGACGGAGAAATCGTCTCGCGCCGCGTCGAGGGAGACATTCATCGCTATACCTACCGTGATCTGGCCGCGCGATCCCGCCAGCTCGCCAACGCTCTGGACGAGGCGGGTCTGGCTTTTGGTGATCGCGTCGCCACCCTGGCCTGGAACGGCTACCGCCACATGGAGATGTACTTTGGTGTGAGCGGCTCGGGGCGGGTGGTACATACGGTCAATCCGCGCCTGCACCCCGAGCAGATTGCCTGGATCATGAACCACGCGGAGGACCAGATCCTTTGCTTTGACCTGACCTTCCTGCCTCTGGTGCAGGCCGTGCATGCCAAGTGCGCCGGCGTAAAAAAATGGGTTGCGCTTTGCGACCCAGACCGCCTGCCGGCGGACAGCGGAGTACCCGGACTGGTGAGCTACGAAACCTGGATTGGTGCGAAATCTTCCGACTACGCCTGGCCGCAATTTGACGAAAACACTGCGTCCAGCATGTGCTACACCAGCGGCACAACCGGCAACCCCAAGGCGGCGCTCTACAGCCACCGCTCCACCGTATTGCACGCCTACGCTGCGGCATTGCCCGACGTCATGTGCCTCTCGGCTCGCGACGCTGTGTTGCCTGTGGTGCCCATGTTCCACGTCAATGCCTGGGGCATTCCGTATTCGGCCGCATTGACCGGCTGCAAGCTGGTATTCCCAGGCCCGGCGCTCGATGGCAAGTCAATTTACGAACTGATCGAAGCCGAGAAGGTGACCTATGCAGCTGGCGTACCGACGGTATGGCAAATGCTGCTGGGCCATCTGCGTCCCGCAGGCCTTAAGTTCAGCACGCTCAAACGCACCGTCATTGGCGGATCGGCCTGCCCACCGGCAATGATCACAGCGTTCCAGGACGAGTTCGGTGTGGAGGTGCTGCACGCCTGGGGCATGACGGAGATGAGCCCGCTGGGTACGCTGTGCACGCTCAAGAACAAGCAACTCGAACTTCCCAAAGATGAGCAAATGAAGATCCTGCAAAAGCAGGGTCGAGCCATTTATGGCGTGGACATGAAGATCGTCGATGGCGACGGCAAGGAGCTGCCCTGGGACGGCAAAACCTACGGCGACCTGCTGGTGCGTGGTCCGTGGATCATTGAAAGTTACTACAAGGGAGAGAATCCGCTCATCCAGGATGCGCAGGGTCGCGGCTGGTTCCCAACGGGCGACGTCGCCACCATTGATGCCGACGGCTTCATGCAGATCACGGACCGCAGCAAGGACGTGATCAAGTCAGGCGGCGAATGGATCAGCTCGATCGACATCGAGAACATCGCCATGGCGCATCCGGCCGTGGCCATGGCGGCGTGTATCGGTATGCCGCACCCCAAATGGGATGAACGCCCCATCGTAGCGATCACGCTCAAACCCGGCGCCGAACTCACGCGAGAGGAGTTGCTCGCGTTTTATGAGGGCAAAACCGCGAAATGGCAGATCCCTGACGACGTGGTGTTTGTCGACGCAATTCCCTTGGGCGCGACGGGCAAGATGCTCAAGACCCGCCTGCGTGAACAGCTCAAGGACTATCGGCTGCCGGGCATCTAAAGCGGAGTAGAGCGCTGGGCAAAGTCGCACGCGTGATAGCGGATAGGGGCAATCCCTGACCGCTTTCGCAGCACCAGCGGTTAGGCTGAACCAAGATATTTCAACAGGAGACAACCGATGAATTTTGCAATCAAAACAGTAGCTGCATCCATCCTGCTGGCAAGCGCTGGCGGCGTATTTGCCCAAAAAGGCGAGACCGTGAAGATCGCCTGGCTGGACCCGCTATCGGGCTTGATGGCTGCTGTTGGAACCAATCAGCTCAAGAGCTGGCAGTTCATGGCGGAGGAGTTCAACAAAAAGAACGCTGCCGGCGTGAAATACGAAATCATCGGCATCGACAACAAGTTGAGCCCCCAGGAAACCACCAGCGCGCTGCGCTCGGCCATGGATCAGGGAGCCCGCTACGTGGTCCAGGGCAACGGCTCCGGTCCTGCATTGGCGATTATTGATGCTTTGGAAAAACACAATGCGCGCAACCCCGGAAAAGAGGTGTTGTATCTGAACTATGCCGCAGTGGACCCAGATCTTACAAACAGCAAGTGCAGTTACTGGCACTTCCGACTGGACGCCGACACCTCGATGAAGATGGAGGCGTTGACGACCTACATGAAGGACCAGCCAGAGATCAAAAAGGTCTATTTGCTGAACCAAAACTACTCGCACGGCCACCAGGTCTCCAAATACGCTAAAGAGATGCTCAAGCGCAAGCGCCCCGACATCGAGATCGTCGGTGACGACCTGCATCCGCTGGCGCAGGTGCGCGATTTTTCGCCCTACATCGCCAAAATCAAGCAGTCGGGCGCTGACAGCGTCATTACCGGCAACTGGGGTTCCGACCTGGCGCTGCTCATCAAGGCAGCCAACGATGCCGGCCTGAACAACGTCAATTTCTACACCTATTACGGTGCTGTGACCGGCAGTCCGACCGCCATGGGTGCGGGCGCTGCTGGCCGCGTGTACATGGTGTCGTACGCACATGCCAACATGCCAGGCGAAATCAACAAGATCACGCAGGACTACAAGAAGAAGTTCAACGATGACATGTACACCGACGCCATCTACAACGGCTTTGCCATGCTCACCGACGCGTTCGTAAAGGCCAAGTCGACCGATCCGGTGAAGGTCGCCAAGGTCATGGAAGGCATGAAATTCAAGGGCTTCAACGGCGAGGTGGAAATGCGCAAAACTGACCACCAGTTGCAGCAAGGCCTGTTCATTTCCAAGTGGGAAAAGGCGGGGGGCAAATACCCGATCGACTCCGAGAACACGGGCTACACCTTTGTGCCCGTGAAGTACTACGAGCCCTACGTGGCCAGCACGCCCACGTCTTGCCAGATGAAGCGTCCTTCCTGAAGCGGTTGCCACGGTACTAGAGGCCCGATCTCGGGCCTCTTTTTTTGATCCCATCCAGACACTTCAATGAACGCCGAGTTTTTTACGATCTCCCTGCTCAATGGGGTGAGCTATGGCCTGCTGCTGTTCATGCTCAGCTCGGGCCTGACGCTGATCTTCAGCATGATGGGCGTGCTCAATTTTGCGCACACCAGCTTCTACATGCTGGGGGCTTACTTCGCCTACACGCTCTCGGGCTTGGTGGGGTTCTGGCCGGCGCTGGTGCTGTCTCCGCTCGCCATTGGCGTGTTGGGAGCCCTGTTCGAGCGCTACAGCCTGCGACGCGTACACAAGTTTGGCCATGTGCCTGAACTGTTGGTGACTTTTGGATTGTCTTACCTCATTCTGGAGCTCGTCCAGTTGGTCTGGGGCCGCTCGACCGTGCCCTA encodes:
- a CDS encoding Crp/Fnr family transcriptional regulator, whose protein sequence is MFSTSPSAERFIACQPWFASVPIDLQERLRDGVYSTEGAKGEVMLRAGSAVEGWHAVLSGLVMLRSPESRGRASAFIGVSDGDWFGEGSAMKPEPRRYDVVALRPTYMLCLPLPLFAALRETSLAFNQFLVLHMNMRLGQAMAIIEAGRMRSTEHRVALYLSRLFWRSTRRLNLTQEEIGQLCGLSRQTVNRVLRGLEASGIVSLDFGRVAIVDDDALAAHLAATAGD
- a CDS encoding EAL domain-containing protein translates to MHLAIDPAWYGAFDDLQEAVWVVDADARSIVFANLAAGRLLGLPREQLLGAAVERFAATPQDQAFWADTRLVVADGIESLSAVLRADGELLPVMRRVTPLAMAPGLGAMLVTMVDCSEHQRAEHELERLLSELRATLDSVADGILVCGLDGRIRAFNQRLVRIWNIPQSLLLKRDDASLHAFLAGRVQDSVAYHAQLAQMQEDPRAPTRDVLQLQGGQIVERRSVPQLSHGSVTGRVFSFRDITEEAQSETALRMAAVAFEASPYAIFFTDARRMLTQVNPMFERLTGLPMAQLLGRCVESLFSPLGSDWTEQIELAWQSTGVWNGELSLTRDSEAPCAVQLAWVVLRGADGTPEQSIGFVRDLTQQHAARKRIDELAYHDVLTGLPNRLQLSQRVESALRAARPGSAGFAILELDLDRFKVINDSLGHAFGDRVLRLVAARLQICLRQIDMLCRLGGDEFVVYLHASDRATAEHVARRMLQEMQQPFALDGISFSIQVSMGISLFPQDGRLLDELIKHADTAMYRVKERGRGNFGFYQPEMNANLLARMQLEHAMRQALGRNDMQVHFQPQIDTASGAIVAAEALLRWTDDELGPISPATFIPIAEDTGYIITLGAWVLEQSVKEAARWMRGGHSLVVSVNVSALELRQPDFVERIARVLQEAQLPAQLLELELTESMLLQDAEEAAQRLQALAELGIALAIDDFGTGYSSLAYLKNLPIHKLKIDQSFVRGLPDDEGDRAIVSAIIHLGQALKLNVVAEGVETEAQRASLQTLQCSHYQGYLCSAAMAPADFAHWLSGQRPAVLEAD
- a CDS encoding ABC transporter substrate-binding protein, whose protein sequence is MPKKRCVLGMLLSLALLAPWGALRASPGVTDSEIVIGQSLGLTGPLAAMAPELVNITKTYIDGVNAQGGVHGRRIRMVTEDDGYKPENSVRLVGKMIAQDHVFALANLTGTANVGAVLPLLAKENPPVPLISPFTGADLLREPPINHVFNVRASYGDEVEKLVQHLTTLGVQRISVLWMNNGFGKDGLAGARKSMEKRGLKLHSDAPIQADSSDVQQAVQILSATEPDAIIMITAGAPTVAFIKAYRKVSRAARFYTTSVMGSQSTIQALGPDGIGVVVTSVVPFPWSQSMPVAREYREVLKKAGMEATVSFIGLETFINAKVMVEGLRRAGRDLTRPRFIQAMESMQRFDVGGFEVDLARERARVHAS
- a CDS encoding HD-GYP domain-containing protein gives rise to the protein MSTFVVIPIDQLRVGMFIQLDLGWMQHPFPVGSFRVSSEAQIDTLRSLDLKSIRYLPAKSDLEFQQRATPDEIEPADRTEKASAALRPARSDEINVLKAQLQAQHDALAACDQRFLSATRTCLRLGPMADKEPSEARSQGESLVGGCVDELLVNGESVIRLLSEGVGERNVLHPVNVMVLSLLLGKAQGVGPDALREIGLTALFHDLGKTRMPAHQWVRTADMTAGDLLGYQKHVSHSVAIARRMGLPVSILRGIAEHHEMADGSGFPEGLRGEAIGGAARIVGLVNYYDRLCNPMHGAQALTPHEALSLMFAKHKAKFDAQILGVFIRMMGIYPPGSIVQLVNDRYAIVVSVNSSRPLRPRVVVHDPAVPKEEALILDLETVPELGIRRSLKPTQLPREALDYLSPRKRICYFFERAVDTQGLKANP
- a CDS encoding 3-(methylthio)propionyl-CoA ligase, translating into MLGLMQSQPLLISSLIEFAERHHGDGEIVSRRVEGDIHRYTYRDLAARSRQLANALDEAGLAFGDRVATLAWNGYRHMEMYFGVSGSGRVVHTVNPRLHPEQIAWIMNHAEDQILCFDLTFLPLVQAVHAKCAGVKKWVALCDPDRLPADSGVPGLVSYETWIGAKSSDYAWPQFDENTASSMCYTSGTTGNPKAALYSHRSTVLHAYAAALPDVMCLSARDAVLPVVPMFHVNAWGIPYSAALTGCKLVFPGPALDGKSIYELIEAEKVTYAAGVPTVWQMLLGHLRPAGLKFSTLKRTVIGGSACPPAMITAFQDEFGVEVLHAWGMTEMSPLGTLCTLKNKQLELPKDEQMKILQKQGRAIYGVDMKIVDGDGKELPWDGKTYGDLLVRGPWIIESYYKGENPLIQDAQGRGWFPTGDVATIDADGFMQITDRSKDVIKSGGEWISSIDIENIAMAHPAVAMAACIGMPHPKWDERPIVAITLKPGAELTREELLAFYEGKTAKWQIPDDVVFVDAIPLGATGKMLKTRLREQLKDYRLPGI
- a CDS encoding branched-chain amino acid ABC transporter substrate-binding protein; translation: MNFAIKTVAASILLASAGGVFAQKGETVKIAWLDPLSGLMAAVGTNQLKSWQFMAEEFNKKNAAGVKYEIIGIDNKLSPQETTSALRSAMDQGARYVVQGNGSGPALAIIDALEKHNARNPGKEVLYLNYAAVDPDLTNSKCSYWHFRLDADTSMKMEALTTYMKDQPEIKKVYLLNQNYSHGHQVSKYAKEMLKRKRPDIEIVGDDLHPLAQVRDFSPYIAKIKQSGADSVITGNWGSDLALLIKAANDAGLNNVNFYTYYGAVTGSPTAMGAGAAGRVYMVSYAHANMPGEINKITQDYKKKFNDDMYTDAIYNGFAMLTDAFVKAKSTDPVKVAKVMEGMKFKGFNGEVEMRKTDHQLQQGLFISKWEKAGGKYPIDSENTGYTFVPVKYYEPYVASTPTSCQMKRPS